One stretch of Manis pentadactyla isolate mManPen7 chromosome 10, mManPen7.hap1, whole genome shotgun sequence DNA includes these proteins:
- the LOC118936154 gene encoding kinesin-like protein KIF19 isoform X1 — MEPKDQQLVVVLRIRPLNDAELEEGATVIAHKVGDQMVVLMDPGEDPEDPLRTHRSREKTFIFDTVFDQHVSQEDVYRATTWHLVEGVISGYNATVFAYGPSGAGKTYTMLGMDAEPGIYLRTLADLFQAIEEACDSTDYCVSMSYLEIYNEVIRDLLNPSSGFLDLREDSRGSIQIAGITEVSTSNAREIMQLLTKGNRQRTQEPTATNRTSSRSHAVLQVTVRQRSRGADLVDEMRVGRLFMVDLAGSERASQTQNHGKRMKEGAHINRSLLALGNCINALSEKGSSRAQYVNFRDSKLTRLLKDALGGNSRTVMIAHISPASTHFEESRTTLLYAYRAKNIKTRVKRNLLNVSFRIAQYTDVISDLRREIEHLKSKIEKQEEEKKSESGVRDAPVTIPHHDSEEDSRQQMNKIRTQLIRAFKEQLEMRRSLVELENTNIELHIDTSRHLLTIADWEHHAHRDRTPEKDGQLGEANADGDDSESAEPHEVALAREEVSMLLAEQRKTAALKAGLEQRLANAKKKASQMEKLLPRQVISEDQREVLRLLCRAHELEVENTELQADSLRSKHLLCEKDFVIQRCHQHRLLCEQIIQDQRRLIQDGGIPVPEALDKRYHLYSRELGTGKLNRLLVLHSAMSSSLREGSVLNMSPPPEEASQEQEDRKDLLQGARFELSPMLLETDSDGYKSSKTTPLRKLEKQDSLLPLSSVRILLTPPVQEKPNPLSVKHLASKLCSPAGSELGTPRTAAEAGGPALHVQALQEMVASTKSIALIAATRRSKAQDHEGGSGRSSLHLPDEVALESRDPKPSITPDLSPADRRWLHASPGRDCAVERKPGRKRSPSLPWSVQPATEKLQPPSVEHLAKSQLPSSPLQLSKSSGKRLFPAVPVTSKIKPSLSFHADDSAHPMPQVSFTFPSSTWQSCAGPSRAPLLPRDIRGSTDSGGRRHSLLPPSCPRKLQGGSAKRPRRPR, encoded by the exons GAAGATGTGTACCGTGCCACCACCTGGCACTTAGTGGAAGGCGTCATTTCTGGATACAACGCGACGGTGTTTGCCTATGGCCCCTCAG GCGCAGGGAAGACCTACACCATGCTGGGCATGGACGCAGAGCCCGGCATCTACCTGCGGACCCTCGCTGACCTCTTCCAGGCCATCGAGGAGGCCTGCGACAGCACGGACTACTGCGTATCCATGTCCTACCTTGAG ATTTATAATGAAGTGATCCGGGACCTCCTGAACCCGTCCTCGGGGTTTCTGGACCTGCGGGAAGATTCTAGGGGCAGCATCCAGATTGCAGGCATCACAGAGGTCTCCACCTCAAACGCCCGGGAG ATCATGCAGCTCCTCACCAAAGGCAACCGGCAGCGCACGCAGGAGCCCACGGCCACCAACAGGACATCGTCCCGCTCTCATGCCGTGCTGCAGGTCACCGTCCGCCAGCGCAGCCGGGGCGCCGACTTGGTGGACGAAATGCGTGTTGGGAGGCTCTTCATGGTGGACCTGGCAGGCTCGGAGCGGGCGTCCCAG ACCCAGAACCATGGCAAAAGGATGAAGGAGGGTGCTCACATCAACCGCTCCCTGCTGGCGCTGGGCAACTGCATCAACGCGCTGAGCGAGAAGGGCAGCAGCCGGGCGCAGTATGTGAACTTCCGGGACAGCAAGCTCACCCGCCTGCTGAAG GACGCCCTAGGGGGCAACAGCCGCACAGTGATGATTGCCCACATCAGCCCGGCCAGCACGCACTTCGAGGAGTCTCGGACCACCCTGCTGTATGCCTACAGAGCGAAGAACATCAAGACGAGG GTCAAGCGCAACCTGCTGAATGTGTCCTTCCGCATTGCACAGTACACAGATGTCATCTCCGACCTGCGCAGGGAGATCGAGCACCTCAAATCCAAAATCGAGAagcaggaagaggagaagaaaagCGAATCTGGCGTCCGGGATGCCCCAG TCACAATCCCCCACCACGACTCAGAGGAGGACAGCCGCCAGCAGATGAACAAGATCCGCACACAGCTCATCAGGGCCTTCAAGGAGCAGCTAGAGATGCGGCGCAGCCTGGTGGAGCTGGAGAACACCAACATCGAGCTGCACATCGACACATCCCGCCACCTGCTGACCATTGCAGA CTGGGAGCACCACGCGCACAGGGACAGGACGCCTGAGAAGGATGGGCAGCTGGGGGAAGCCAACGCGGATGGGGATGACAGCGAGTCTGCAGAGCCGCATGAAGTGGCCCTGGCCAGAGAGGAGGTCAGCATGCTTTTAGCCGAGCAGCGGAAGACCGCGGCCCTCAAG GCTGGGCTGGAGCAGCGCCTGGCCAATGCCAAGAAGAAGGCCTCGCAGATGGAGAAGCTGCTGCCCCGGCAGGTCATCAGCGAGGACCAGAGGGAGGTGCTGCGGCTGTTGTGCCGGGCGCACGAGCTGGAGGTGGAGAACACGGAGCTGCAGGCCGACAGTCTGCGCAGCAAGCACCTGCTGTGCGAGAAGGACTTCGTGATCCAGCGCTGCCACCAGCACCGGCTGCTCTGCGAGCAGATTATCCAGGACCAGCGGCGGCTGATCCAGG ATGGTGGCATCCCAGTGCCTGAGGCCCTGGACAAGCGGTACCACCTCTACTCCCGGGAGCTGGGCACAGGCAAGCTGAACCGCCTGCTGGTGCTGCACTCAGCCATGTCCAGCTCCCTGAGG GAGGGCTCTGTCCTGAACATGTCCCCACCGCCAGAGGAGGCCAGCCAAGAGCAGGAGGACAGGAAGGACCTCCTGCAGGGCGCCCGGTTTGAGCTGTCACCCATGCTGCTGGAGACAGACAG TGATGGTTACAAGTCATCGAAAACGACACCATTGAGAAAACTGGAAAAGCAAGattctcttctccctctgtcATCCGTCCGCATCCTGCTGACTCCCCCAGTTCAAGAG AAGCCTAACCCCCTGAGTGTGAAGCACTTAGCTTCCAAGCTGTGCTCCCCGGCTGGCTCGGAGCTGGGCACCCCAAGGACAGCAGCAGAGGCGGGTGGCCCAGCCTTGCATGTGCAGGCCCTCCAGGAGATGGTGGCGAGCACCAAGAGCATCGCCCTTATCGCGGCCACCAGGCGCTCCAAAGCACAGGACCATGAGGGTGGCAGTGGCCGCTCCTCCCTCCACCTTCCAGATGAGGTGGCCCTGGAGTCCAGGGACCCAAAGCCCAGCATCACCCCAGACCTGAGCCCAGCGGACAGGAGGTGGCTCCACGCCAGTCCAGGCAGGGACTGCGCCGTGGAGAGGAAGCCTGGGAGGAAGCGATCGCCATCCCTCCCCTGGAGCGTGCAGCCG GCGACAGAGAAACTTCAGCCCCCTTCTGTGGAGCATTTGGCCAAGAGCCAGCTGCCCTCTTCACCCCTTCAGCTGTCAAAGTCGTCGGGAAAGAGGCTTTTTCCTGCTGTGCCTGTGACCTCCAAGATAAaacccagcctcagtttccatgcAG ATGACAGCGCACACCCCATGCCCCAGGTCAGCTTCACCTTCCCCAGCTCCACATGGCAGAGCTGCGCAGGCCCGAGTAGGGCCCCCCTCCTGCCCCGGGACATCCGAG ggTCTACAGACAGTGGAGGCCGACGCCATAGCCTGCTGCCCCCCAGCTGCCCCCGAAAGCTCCAGGGTGGCAGCGCCAAGAGGCCAAGAAGACCAAGATAG
- the LOC118936154 gene encoding kinesin-like protein KIF19 isoform X2 — protein MEPKDQQLVVVLRIRPLNDAELEEGATVIAHKVGDQMVVLMDPGEDPEDPLRTHRSREKTFIFDTVFDQHVSQEDVYRATTWHLVEGVISGYNATVFAYGPSGAGKTYTMLGMDAEPGIYLRTLADLFQAIEEACDSTDYCVSMSYLEIYNEVIRDLLNPSSGFLDLREDSRGSIQIAGITEVSTSNAREIMQLLTKGNRQRTQEPTATNRTSSRSHAVLQVTVRQRSRGADLVDEMRVGRLFMVDLAGSERASQTQNHGKRMKEGAHINRSLLALGNCINALSEKGSSRAQYVNFRDSKLTRLLKDALGGNSRTVMIAHISPASTHFEESRTTLLYAYRAKNIKTRVKRNLLNVSFRIAQYTDVISDLRREIEHLKSKIEKQEEEKKSESGVRDAPVTIPHHDSEEDSRQQMNKIRTQLIRAFKEQLEMRRSLVELENTNIELHIDTSRHLLTIADWEHHAHRDRTPEKDGQLGEANADGDDSESAEPHEVALAREEVSMLLAEQRKTAALKAGLEQRLANAKKKASQMEKLLPRQVISEDQREVLRLLCRAHELEVENTELQADSLRSKHLLCEKDFVIQRCHQHRLLCEQIIQDQRRLIQDGGIPVPEALDKRYHLYSRELGTGKLNRLLVLHSAMSSSLREGSVLNMSPPPEEASQEQEDRKDLLQGARFELSPMLLETDSDGYKSSKTTPLRKLEKQDSLLPLSSVRILLTPPVQEKPNPLSVKHLASKLCSPAGSELGTPRTAAEAGGPALHVQALQEMVASTKSIALIAATRRSKAQDHEGGSGRSSLHLPDEVALESRDPKPSITPDLSPADRRWLHASPGRDCAVERKPGRKRSPSLPWSVQPATEKLQPPSVEHLAKSQLPSSPLQLSKSSGKRLFPAVPVTSKIKPSLSFHAGSTDSGGRRHSLLPPSCPRKLQGGSAKRPRRPR, from the exons GAAGATGTGTACCGTGCCACCACCTGGCACTTAGTGGAAGGCGTCATTTCTGGATACAACGCGACGGTGTTTGCCTATGGCCCCTCAG GCGCAGGGAAGACCTACACCATGCTGGGCATGGACGCAGAGCCCGGCATCTACCTGCGGACCCTCGCTGACCTCTTCCAGGCCATCGAGGAGGCCTGCGACAGCACGGACTACTGCGTATCCATGTCCTACCTTGAG ATTTATAATGAAGTGATCCGGGACCTCCTGAACCCGTCCTCGGGGTTTCTGGACCTGCGGGAAGATTCTAGGGGCAGCATCCAGATTGCAGGCATCACAGAGGTCTCCACCTCAAACGCCCGGGAG ATCATGCAGCTCCTCACCAAAGGCAACCGGCAGCGCACGCAGGAGCCCACGGCCACCAACAGGACATCGTCCCGCTCTCATGCCGTGCTGCAGGTCACCGTCCGCCAGCGCAGCCGGGGCGCCGACTTGGTGGACGAAATGCGTGTTGGGAGGCTCTTCATGGTGGACCTGGCAGGCTCGGAGCGGGCGTCCCAG ACCCAGAACCATGGCAAAAGGATGAAGGAGGGTGCTCACATCAACCGCTCCCTGCTGGCGCTGGGCAACTGCATCAACGCGCTGAGCGAGAAGGGCAGCAGCCGGGCGCAGTATGTGAACTTCCGGGACAGCAAGCTCACCCGCCTGCTGAAG GACGCCCTAGGGGGCAACAGCCGCACAGTGATGATTGCCCACATCAGCCCGGCCAGCACGCACTTCGAGGAGTCTCGGACCACCCTGCTGTATGCCTACAGAGCGAAGAACATCAAGACGAGG GTCAAGCGCAACCTGCTGAATGTGTCCTTCCGCATTGCACAGTACACAGATGTCATCTCCGACCTGCGCAGGGAGATCGAGCACCTCAAATCCAAAATCGAGAagcaggaagaggagaagaaaagCGAATCTGGCGTCCGGGATGCCCCAG TCACAATCCCCCACCACGACTCAGAGGAGGACAGCCGCCAGCAGATGAACAAGATCCGCACACAGCTCATCAGGGCCTTCAAGGAGCAGCTAGAGATGCGGCGCAGCCTGGTGGAGCTGGAGAACACCAACATCGAGCTGCACATCGACACATCCCGCCACCTGCTGACCATTGCAGA CTGGGAGCACCACGCGCACAGGGACAGGACGCCTGAGAAGGATGGGCAGCTGGGGGAAGCCAACGCGGATGGGGATGACAGCGAGTCTGCAGAGCCGCATGAAGTGGCCCTGGCCAGAGAGGAGGTCAGCATGCTTTTAGCCGAGCAGCGGAAGACCGCGGCCCTCAAG GCTGGGCTGGAGCAGCGCCTGGCCAATGCCAAGAAGAAGGCCTCGCAGATGGAGAAGCTGCTGCCCCGGCAGGTCATCAGCGAGGACCAGAGGGAGGTGCTGCGGCTGTTGTGCCGGGCGCACGAGCTGGAGGTGGAGAACACGGAGCTGCAGGCCGACAGTCTGCGCAGCAAGCACCTGCTGTGCGAGAAGGACTTCGTGATCCAGCGCTGCCACCAGCACCGGCTGCTCTGCGAGCAGATTATCCAGGACCAGCGGCGGCTGATCCAGG ATGGTGGCATCCCAGTGCCTGAGGCCCTGGACAAGCGGTACCACCTCTACTCCCGGGAGCTGGGCACAGGCAAGCTGAACCGCCTGCTGGTGCTGCACTCAGCCATGTCCAGCTCCCTGAGG GAGGGCTCTGTCCTGAACATGTCCCCACCGCCAGAGGAGGCCAGCCAAGAGCAGGAGGACAGGAAGGACCTCCTGCAGGGCGCCCGGTTTGAGCTGTCACCCATGCTGCTGGAGACAGACAG TGATGGTTACAAGTCATCGAAAACGACACCATTGAGAAAACTGGAAAAGCAAGattctcttctccctctgtcATCCGTCCGCATCCTGCTGACTCCCCCAGTTCAAGAG AAGCCTAACCCCCTGAGTGTGAAGCACTTAGCTTCCAAGCTGTGCTCCCCGGCTGGCTCGGAGCTGGGCACCCCAAGGACAGCAGCAGAGGCGGGTGGCCCAGCCTTGCATGTGCAGGCCCTCCAGGAGATGGTGGCGAGCACCAAGAGCATCGCCCTTATCGCGGCCACCAGGCGCTCCAAAGCACAGGACCATGAGGGTGGCAGTGGCCGCTCCTCCCTCCACCTTCCAGATGAGGTGGCCCTGGAGTCCAGGGACCCAAAGCCCAGCATCACCCCAGACCTGAGCCCAGCGGACAGGAGGTGGCTCCACGCCAGTCCAGGCAGGGACTGCGCCGTGGAGAGGAAGCCTGGGAGGAAGCGATCGCCATCCCTCCCCTGGAGCGTGCAGCCG GCGACAGAGAAACTTCAGCCCCCTTCTGTGGAGCATTTGGCCAAGAGCCAGCTGCCCTCTTCACCCCTTCAGCTGTCAAAGTCGTCGGGAAAGAGGCTTTTTCCTGCTGTGCCTGTGACCTCCAAGATAAaacccagcctcagtttccatgcAG ggTCTACAGACAGTGGAGGCCGACGCCATAGCCTGCTGCCCCCCAGCTGCCCCCGAAAGCTCCAGGGTGGCAGCGCCAAGAGGCCAAGAAGACCAAGATAG